CCATAAACCCGTTTACATTTCTACTGAGTGTGTTGGCGGAGGAGCGTACGTTAATATCCTTCAATAAGGATTTTCGTCCGTTGCGTGGAAGAAAAGCGAAAGGAGGATGTAAAACTAAAAGTTAGATAGTTGCATTCAAAAGGAGATTGAACTTTACCTTTATTATAGTTGCATTTAAAGCGAATTAAGGTTTGCCTTTATTTGCTGAAAAAATACCTAACGGTAATGTAGGATTTAAAAGCTCTCCTATTTTTTCTCAAGCTTTTGGATATACAGTAACACTTTTGAAAAATGCAAGCAAGCCATTTGTACGGCCTGGTGTGAAGCAAGTTTCTTTGATTTGTGTAATTGCAAAGTGgggtgttttgttttttgatcTGGGATTCATGTCGAttacgttaaatttttaaagaagttaTTGAATATGTCTGTGTTCTTCcccttatatatatttttttctttcataaaccTCAACTAGCCAGATTATATATCTTTATCCGTAAGCTGATGTGATTTGCCATCGTCAACACTTGCAGTGTTAGTGTGTTTGGCGTCTCAGCAGAATCAATGCAGTGTTCCTATGATTCAAAAGGAAACAGTGTCCCCACCATTCTACTGCTAATGCAAGAACGATTATACTCACAGGGTGGCCTAAAGGTAGGTACCAAATTTATGATATGCTTTGCCATTTGGACCATTGACAGAGAAAGATCTTTCGAGATTGGGTCATTGACTATCTTTTGTGTCGTCTTTTCTTGATGAATTTTCAGGCTGAAGGTATATTTCGCATAAATCCAGAGAACAGTGAAGAGGAGCATTTAAGGGAGCAGTTGAATAAGGGTATTGTGCCTGATGACATTGATGTCCACTGCTTGGCAGGCCTAATCAAAGCATGGTTCAGAGAGCTTCCTTCAGGAGTCCTCGATGGACTTTCCCCTGAGCAAGTTATTGAGTGCAACACAGAAGAAGAGTCCGTTCAGCTTGTGAAGCAGCTAAAGCCAACTGAGTCAGCCTTGCTCAACTGGGCCATTGATCTCATGGCTGATGTTGTAGCTGAAGAGGATTACAACAAAATGGATGCAAGAAACATTGCAATGGTTTTTGCTCCAAATATGACTCAGGTATGTTTCCATACACCTTTTCATCTTGAAATGTAAACCattaattcttataattaaCTAGTCATTCATGCATATGTTTCCTGAAACAGATGTCTGATCCATTAACTGCTCTGATGCATGCGGTGCAAGTGATGAATTTACTGAAGACACTAATACTGAACACACTGAGAAAACGTGAAGAAACAGCCGAAGGAGGATATTCGCCCATGTCATTTCGTTCATCTGATCGCCAATCTGAGGGTGACTATGATAGTCAACAAGAAATGGATACTAGTGGTGAATTGAGGGAGACCAAGtcagaagatgatgatgatgatgaccaTCATAATCATCATGTTAACTACAGTCCTACCAGTGAAGAGGACGAGGAGGCTGATGCATCATCAGTAAGTGAGATAGTGGAGTGCTTCTTGAAACGTTTGgatgagaaaacaaaaagattCTCGGAAAAACCTGATGGgtatttaaaagagaaattagAGAGCCCCAAGAGTTTCTCTTTAGATAATATCTTGGAATCCACTTTATCTTTTACTGACATAAAAACTGAGAATTCCTGCTCAAGTTCCTCTTCCGAAGATGACTCAAGAACAACTCTTACTGCCGAGGAATCAAACGCTGACACAAGTAGTTCATCAATAGGAAGCACAAGCACCAATGATGTGGAGATGATCGATAAATTTCCAGATCCTCTTTCTCTAGTTCCACTGTTTGCATCTAGTTAAGAACTGAATGTATTTTAACTTTGAATCGGTGTTTAAGTACCTTGTCTTATATTTTGTCCCTACAAGCAGGGTTGCTTGTGTAAATCAATTGGTACACGGGTGTAGGAAATGTTTGCTTTGTTGTAGAGTGTGTGTGCAGTGGTTATGTTCAGTTTAGGGCTGAATTTGACCTGATTCTGATTGTCAATGTCCCAGTACCGGATTGGAAGGGGGAGTCTAAGGAGTAGTAGCTAAGCGTATTTTCAAATTTCGAACAGGTAGTGTTGAATGCATTCACGAATTGTTAGGGAATAGGGAGATTGGTTCAGCAAGAAATGGTGCTTGCTTGCTTTGTTTGTATCTGTGCATGATCAAAATTTGGAGGTAATGTAACATTACTGGtagttaaatattaaattccTTTCACAATGGTATCGCGATTAGAGTCCTACACTATTCATCACCCTCTATTCTTGAGGCAAAGACAGCATTCAATAGGATAATTTAGTTATGCCTTGGCAACCATTTCAGATCATACTCCTATTGTTTTATCTTATGATGATCGTGACTATGGTAGAAGGAGGAGTTTATATAAAGAGAATGCATTGGTTCAGGAGGGAGAGTTATACGACGTTGCGAAGAGTGGCTGGAAAATGGCCTCAAATTTGCATTTGGTTggcaaaataatgaaatatgtgTTTGACTTGAATGCTTGggataaaaatttcaaatcacaTTGTCACAAAAGAAGTAAACTGTAGGGAGGGGTTCAACACTCACACATAAGTTTCTACATTGATGAAATATTGTCCGTTTTGGACTAAGCCTTCACGAATTTGTTTTTGGAATTAATTCAAAAGATCTCTTATCAATGGAGAtatcttatgtatatataaactcatgtttattcctcattttttttttatataagactttgtttgtatccaaCATAAACAGAGatttaatgttaaaaacatACCTTCAACTTTTTATTGAGGTTTAGATTAACacttgtaattttaaaaaatatttaaaaatctcCCTCAAGTTAATTATCAAATACTCCTTACTTGTATTGTTCTTCGTCACGAAGGGATATTTGTAATGCATGAAGACAATGTGGTTAGATTTGGGTGAATTTTTTAGTTCTATAAATGATACTAATATTGTTTTGGTGCTCAAATGTGATACCCCATCTTCCATCACGAGTGACTTGAGACATATTCCTTACGTAATGTAGTATGCAAGATCTAACAAAGATCATCATTTTATCTTCATCAACAATTCTGGTATGCTCTAACACATGGTATACTTAAATGCAATTTTGATGCTTTTGTCGGACAAACTAAAAATAGAACTTCTTGGAGTATGTGTTTGCATGATAGCATTATTTGTGCGAAAACAGAGATAGTAAATGAATGTTATGCTATCACATGTGCAGAATATTTGGTAATCATcatcttatttaaattaatttttagtaaaattttctgtttttagaaATACTTTtcacataaagataaaaaaaacatatttatttgttattgaagtttaaaaaaattaagattagatattataaatattttatattttgctttGGATATACCTATATATGATAATTcttctatataatatattttatatctcttATGTTTAGAAAATCCATAATTTCATTAATAGAGTCAAAAGTCATCActtttactaaatattatatagCATGAAACGTAGTCattctaacaaaatatatagaatgaaaagagagaaaaaatttcagaaatttatatttcaatcaTTTGATAATGAAAgttatgatttataattttataaatttataaatttatctagATGGATTCGATTTGtgaaaaattatcaaacagAAAAGATTGTGTTATTGAAggtattttactttatatatttgaagACGCTTTCAAAgtcaaaatctattaaaaaagaGCAAATataaccaaaataataatataaatgtttttcatcTTGTTTCTATTACGAGAAAAATTATCACTATGGTGAAGatcaaatgtaaaatttataaatataataatttactacatatagaaaatatatacaaaccTTAACATTCTTAAGatgaaaaaattgtgaaaatagaattataatatgaattacTTATTATATCTTATGTGTTACATATAAGGTTGACCTAGtggtaaaagttaaaaaaaaagaataagaaattatagattcaaacaaataaataagtatcATAGAGGAAGATGAATTCTGAAAGTactcttttttttaaactatttttttgaaaatctttctatttttaaaatattttctttataaaataaaaaatatatttatttattatttagatttagaaaattaagattttataaatattttatcactttttttactttctatatatatatatatatatatatatatatatatatatatatatatatatatatatatatatatatatataNtatatatatatatatatatatatatatatatatatatatatatatatatatatatatatatatatatatatatatatatatatatatataaagtacaCAAGATGATAAGCTCCTATGTATaacatacattttatatttcagaaatatatttccaaaattcaaaatctcatcaCATGTACTTAAGCCAcgagtttactaactattttaCATTGAGTAATATTTCTTGGTTATCAATAAGTCATCTTTTAGCTTAATTGCAAACTTGCGGTTAACGATATTGACATCATAGTGAGGATATTTGTGAGTGTGGTTTGATCTTCGGtgaatgtttttttcttttccaatttccAAACTTTGATGTTAAGTTTGTTAGAAGGCAAACTAATATGGTAGAACACGTGTTAATAGGACTGCCATTGATTATGTTAGCTTCATATTTAATTGATTCATGATGAAATCACACGGTTGTCTTCTCCTAAAAAAAACTTCAACATTAATATAATGTGTGGTGCATGATCCAATGTCTCTTACCTGTAAACCTATCGATGAATACAAAGAAAAGATATTATTATCTCATCATAGCTAATAAATAACAGGCGGCAGTGGACCATCTCCCAGTTTATGGTCCAAAGTAATTTGTACCAATACTATAATAAAAAGCAAGTAATTTATTACAAGTTTTGTTTGCTTAACAATAGATCTATAGATCTACACTGTTAATGtttagataatgatacttatataatatatttttaataatatttgaatatcatttacgttttattatgtaattgatttaaaattatttcataatcaataataataatcataaatatcatcgTAGACAAATAATAGAATGACTCGTAAATGATgatcaaatgttgtcaaaaaatattgtctaaatatcattatcctaatgcTTAATAATCAAactcatatataaatatatcatatatcttaatcaaaatttatacaaatgATTGATGATCAATTGAAGCTAGAGATAATCTTATCAACTCTAGTATCACATAATAGAATAGTAAATGGCAATTACTTGTCACTTATGTTATTATCCCCAACTCATGAAAGTCCATCAACTTGACCCAAAAAAAGGGTGAAATTTGACCAAAAActatttgaaaatgtttgaaatttgaatgCTACATGATACCTGGTACTACTGTAATAAAATACTCAACTCAGTTGGACCGTAATTGGTGTTCAATTATTCAAAACATCACATGTTCATTGCATTTATTATTCATCAAAACTTCAGAAATTTATCAAGATGTGAGAATTCTCAATCAGTGGcataaacaaaaccaaaatacaaataaaatcatcatactagattttagtatttaaaaaaaataaaataaagaaatagtattaaatggaagtaaaacattttttttttcaaaatactaTTTTCCAATTAAAGTATACTTTTCTGACCATTAAAACTGCTGAACTACTGTGAAAGAATATTTCGCAGAACCGAATTTCCCTGAATCTCCTTATAATATGTTATCATCCAGATTTCAAAGATAACTAAACTGAATCAATGAATTCTGTAACAAGAGTATGCCACACGATTAAGCTGTTATAAGAAATGGTAATACTTGAATAGTGTGATCATGGTTTATACAAGTGAATGTGGTTTGAAACTCTGAACAAATCAGTTTAGCCATAGATACATACAATTGAAAGCTTTTATCTTTCTGATAAGTttagctaaaaaaaaaaaaaagaataaattgtaTGAATGTTGTTGAAGGCAGAGCAGTGTGATTCAGAAAAAGGGAATTACTTCAAACCTAATCACGATGCCAAGCAAGCTTCCCAGAACCTCCTGTTCTTTTCCATCTCATCCAACACTTCATGGCCTGACTCATCAGACACACAGAACTTCTGTTGTTCTTGCAtctgatcatcatcatcaccatcatcatcacaaTATGATGTTCCATGAACCTCACGTTTcttctcatcatcatcaacatcatctgcATCATGATCATTATTCCAAAACTCGTATCCTTTGAGCTCAGCAGCATTAGATGTCTCAGAAGTATCGTGGATGCAAGATTGAGCATCGTCATCTTCTCTGCCAAGTTCTTCCATAGTGGGGTTGCAGTCAGTTTCAGAGTCACCAGTGGCTTCAAGAAGCATGTAATTAGAAGGGTTCTCCATGTATATCATCAACACAGAGTGCTGCAGAAGGGAAACTCCTAGACACTGAAATAAGAGTGAGATCGAAAGAAAGAAGTTGTTTGATAGTTTTTGTGACACTGACAGGGCAATCTTTCTAAGACTTAGCCTCTATAACGTATGGAATGAGTCAATTGTCATTAATAAAAGGAGAAGGATTTGCCTCAGATTTGTCATGGTCTTCTAGAGGGACAGCAACTATTTATTTAATCCAAGAACAATAAGGACATCTTTCAACATTATTCTAGAATAGATTTAAGACAATCAAACATAAATCGGAACTATCTTAATACCCTTTTCTATTTTAGTACAAAAACCCTCTAAAAGATAGCCTTTGACTCTATTAGCCTCTAGGTGTCAAAATTCATGGCTCTGGTCAAGTCTCATCCCTGCAtgacttttattataaatttgtttttttattttttatttttaggttttggaatttttgataaaaaggactgtATAATGtgtatttttcatataaacttACTTATACAccatttctttattaaaaaaaatcataggtataaattttacttttcatttttacaagattaaattaagtttaaaatttaatttttaaaatgatattagatTCTATCATAACttgttattatgtttatt
The sequence above is drawn from the Vigna radiata var. radiata cultivar VC1973A chromosome 3, Vradiata_ver6, whole genome shotgun sequence genome and encodes:
- the LOC106756956 gene encoding uncharacterized protein LOC106756956, producing MIYMENPSNYMLLEATGDSETDCNPTMEELGREDDDAQSCIHDTSETSNAAELKGYEFWNNDHDADDVDDDEKKREVHGTSYCDDDGDDDDQMQEQQKFCVSDESGHEVLDEMEKNRRFWEACLAS
- the LOC106757954 gene encoding rho GTPase-activating protein 2, whose amino-acid sequence is MTGQVVVTSVGGCGGGKGRRAAEDDQNPASPVAVLLAALRKSMVACSVDSPDDVISAVHHPMEIGWPTNVKHVSHVTFDRFNGFLGLPLELEVHVPAPVPSASVSVFGVSAESMQCSYDSKGNSVPTILLLMQERLYSQGGLKAEGIFRINPENSEEEHLREQLNKGIVPDDIDVHCLAGLIKAWFRELPSGVLDGLSPEQVIECNTEEESVQLVKQLKPTESALLNWAIDLMADVVAEEDYNKMDARNIAMVFAPNMTQMSDPLTALMHAVQVMNLLKTLILNTLRKREETAEGGYSPMSFRSSDRQSEGDYDSQQEMDTSGELRETKSEDDDDDDHHNHHVNYSPTSEEDEEADASSVSEIVECFLKRLDEKTKRFSEKPDGYLKEKLESPKSFSLDNILESTLSFTDIKTENSCSSSSSEDDSRTTLTAEESNADTSSSSIGSTSTNDVEMIDKFPDPLSLVPLFASS